One Lepisosteus oculatus isolate fLepOcu1 chromosome 4, fLepOcu1.hap2, whole genome shotgun sequence genomic window, GCAACGACGTGTCGACGGCGGTGGGCACCCTCATCCTCACCCTGGTCTTCCTGGTGGGCGTGCCCGGCAACCTCTTCGTCATCTGGAGCATCCTGGTGCGGGCCCGCAAGCGCTCCGTCACCTGCCTGCTCATCCTGCACCTGGCCCTGGCGGACGGCGGCCTGATGCTGCTCACGCTCTTCTTCGTGGTCTACCTGGCCAAGCGCAGCTGGGTCTTCGGCACCGCCATGTGCAAGGGCCTCTTCTACCTGTGCTGCACCAACATGTACGCCAGCATCTTCCTCATCACCGTGATGAGCCTGCACCGCCTGGTGGCCGTGGTGCGGCCCCACCGCCTGCACCTCATCAACCGCAAGGCGGTGGTGGCGCCCGTGGTGGCCGCCCTCTGGGTCCTGACGCTCGCCATGGCCGTCCCGGCCCTGGTCTTCCGCCAGGACACCGTGAACAGGGAGGCGGGGCGCGGCAACGCCACGTGGGTGTGCGTGCCCGTCCACCCGCGCGAGTGGCAGGTGGTCTTCCAGTACACCTTCGAGACGGTGGTGGGCTTCGTGCTGCCCTACGCGGTCATCGTGGCCAGCTACGTCCGCATCCTGCGCCGCATCCGCCGCACGCGCTTCCGCCGGCGCGTCCGCAGCGAGAAGCTCATCCTGGCCATCGTCATCACCTTCGGGCTCTTCTGGCTGCCCTACCACGTGGTCAACATCATCCAGGTGCGGCCCGCCGCTATCGGACCCCCCCGCCGGCCCTCGAGACCGTCTGCCTGTCGATCGCAGGGATCGGTCGTGCCGGAGACTGTCCGGTCATCAATACAGAGCAGAATTAGTATCGTCTGCTTATTGATCGCCCATCAGGGATAAATAGGACCCAAGACTGTCCAGTCATCAATACAGAGCAGAATTAGTATCGTGTGCTTATTGATCACCCATCAGGGATCAATAGGGCCTGAGACTGTCCGGTCATCAATACAGAGCAGAATTAGTATCGTCTGCCTATTGATCACCCATCAGGGATCAGTCGTACCTGAGACTGTCCGGTCATCAATACAGAGCAGAATTAGTATCGTGTGCCTATTGATCACCCATCAGGGATCAATAGGGCCTGAGACTGTCCGGTCATCAATACAGAGCAGAATTAGTATCGTCTGCCTAGTGATCACCCATCAGGGATCAGTCGTACCGGAGACTGTCCGGTCATCAATACAGAGCAGAATTAGTATCGTCTGCCTATTGATCACACATCAGGGATCAATAGGGCCTGAGACTGTCCGGTCATCAATACAGAGCAGAATTAGTATCGTCTGCCTATTGATCACCCATCAGGGATCAGTCGTACCGGAGACTGTCCGGTCATCAATACAGAGCAGAATTAGTATCGTCTGCCTAGTGATCACCCATCAGGGATCAATAGGGCCTGAGACTGTCCGGTCATCAATACAGAGCAGAATTAGTATCGTGTGCCTATTGATCACCCATCAGGGATCAATAGGGCCTGAGACTGTCCGGTCATCAATACAGAGCAGAATTAGTATCGTGTGCCTATTGATCACCCATCAGGGATCGGTCGTGCCGGAGACTGTCCGGTCATCAATACAGAGCAGAATTAGTATCGTGTGCCTATTGATCACCCATCAGGGATCAATAGGGCCTGAGACTGTCCGGTCATCAATACAGAGCAGAATTAGTATCGTGTGCCTATTGATCACCCATCAGGGATCAGTCGTACCTGAGACAGTCCAGTCATCAATACAGAGCAGAATTAGTATCGTCTGCCTATTGATCACCCATCAGATCAATAGGGCCTGAGACTGTCCAGTCATCAATACAGAGCAGAATTAGTATTGTCGCCTATTGATCACCCATCTGGGATCAGTCGTACCTGAGAATGTCCAATCATCCGAGTGTACTTAATATTGTCTCCCTATTGATTACCTCTCAGTGATCAATTTGTGCGCCAGGAATGGCCAATCAGCAATATCAGTAGCATGGTGGTTCGGTTTGCTGCCTCTccgctctggggccctgggttcaggtcctggggtgctgtctgtgtggaatttgcgtgttctccttgtgtttgtgtttcctctcacagtgcaaagacatgctggtgggttaattggcttctggagaaattggtgtgagtgagtgagtgtgtgtgtgtgtctggtgtgagtgtgtgtgtctgtgctgcaaTAGCCTGGCATTCGGTCCAGGGTACCCCCACCTTGTGCCccttgcttgccgggatagactCCATCTCCCcctcgaccctgaattggaagatgaggttagaaattggatggatgTTAATCACCTATTTGTGATCAACAGGGCCAGAGAGTGCCCACTCATTAATGATCAATACCGAGTGTGTGAAGTCTGGAAGTAATTAAGGTCGTCTTCCTATTAACCATTTCGCAGTGATCTATAGTGTCTGGGATTGCAGTCAATGAATATTAGTGTGCTATGCCCATAGGAACAATAAGTACATTCATAAATGAATTTGTAAAGACTTTTAGTTCTAGCCATATCTATGTATTAGTAGTAATATTAGCACAGATCTTGTATTCACTACGTGTGTGTGGTGGCAGAGTGCCTCTGGGCTGCAGTGACAGTAGTGTCGCCACTAGAGGCCGCCAGTGCTGCAGTGGAAATGCCTTGGTGTACAAGTAACCTGTTGTACATCCATCCTTTTTTTTGGACAGCCTATCCTTTCTATACATTCATCCATCttttttatccagttcagggggGATGAGCCGGAGGCTCTCACAAGAAACAAAGGGCACAAGGATGGTCCGTCACAGGgcagagatacacacacactcactcccaccagaaacacagacacagacacacacactcactcccaccagaaacacagacacagagacacacacacactcccacctgaaacacagacactcacactcactcccaccagaaacacagacacacacacacacactcacccccacctgaaacacaaacacacggacacagacacagacacacactcacacaccagacacacagacacgtaCATACGCTCACTCACACCAGACACGCAGACATACACATGCTCACTCACACCAGACACACGGacaaagacacacactcacaccacacagacacaaacacacactcacgcacatactcacaccaaggccagttttccagaagccagttaacctaccacaACACACCAGTTccactttggactgtgggagtaaaccgtgcacccggaggaaacccacaccaaCATTgggagaccatgcaaactccacacagacagcaccccaggtccagaactgaacccagggccccagcgctgtgggACAGTGATGCTGATGGCTGTACCACTGAGCCTCCCTCACGCGGGGCCTTTGTTACAGTATCTAACAAACTTCCGTAGCACAGCGTCTCAGGCGCACGctactgccctctggtggcaccAGCGGTAAACACACCCTCTGCTCCCCTGCAGGTGGCGGCGGTGCTGTCCAAGGAGCCGGCGAGGACGCGACTGGACCACGTGTGGAAAACGAGCCGGGCCGTGACCTCCTCGCTGGCGTTCATCAGCTCCTGCGCCAACCCCGTGCTCTACTCGGTGGCAGCCCGCGGCTACATCCACCAGGCGGGGCTCGGCTTCATGGCGCGGCTCTTCGAGGGCACCGCGCCGGACTCCGGCACCTACCGGGGGCGCACCGACAACGGGCTGAGCCGCCAGGCCAGCCGGGAGAAGGTGGGGCTGGACTCGCTGAAGGACAGGGAGGCGGACTCGTCCACCAGCACCTCGCAGGGGAAGTAGGGCCGAGTTGGGCCAGACCGGACCGGGCCAGCATCGGACTGTTAATTTCACCGGAGATTCGTGAGGTCTCCGCAAGCACAGTGCACTGGAAAATCAGAATACTGTGTGCAGCTTCAGTCACCATGATATTAAAAATGAGGACAGCACCCAGATGCATTCTGGGATTAAAGggacactgacaggctggaggaactgagtctcttcagtctgaagggagtgtcccacactgacaggctggataaactgagtctctttagtctgaagggagtgtcccacactgacaagcTGCAGGAGTCTctttattaacccctctctctcagtgcagtgttaatgtactggagtgtccagtcagtcagtgtgtctgtatgaacccctctctctcagtgcagtgttaatgtactggagtgtccagtcagtcagtgtgtctgtatgaacccctctctctcagtgcagtgttaatgtactggagtgtccagtcagtcagtgtgtctgtatgaacccctctctctcagtgcagtgttaatgtactggagtgtccagtcagtgtgtctgtatgaacccctctctctcagtgcagtgttaatgtactggagtgtccaatcagtcagtgtgtctgtatgaacccctctctctcagtgcagtgttaatgtactggagtgtccagtcagtgtgtctgtatgaacccctctctctcagtgcagtgttaatgtactggagtgtccaatcagtcagtgtgtctgtatgaacccctctctctcagtgcagtgttaatgtactggagtgtccagtcagtcagtgtgtctgtatgaacccctctctctcagtgcagtgttaatgtactggagtgtccagtcagtcagtgtgtctgtatgaacccctctctctcagtgcagtgttaatgtactggagtgtccagtcagtcagtgtgtctgtatgaacccctctctctcagtgcagtgttaatgtactggagtgtccaatcagtcagtgtgtctgtatgaacccctctctctcagtgcagtgttaatgtactggagtgtccaatcagtcagtgtgtctgtatgaacccctctctctcagtgcagtgttaatgtactggagtgtccagtcagtgtgtctgtatgaacccctctctctcagtgcagtgttaatgtactggagtgtccaatcagtcagtgtgtctgtatgaacccctctctctcagtgcagtgttaatgtactggagtgtccagtcagtgtgtctgtatgaacccctctctctcagtgcagtgttaatgtactggagtgtccagtcagtcagtgtgtctgtatgaacccctctctctcagtgcagtgttaatgtactggagtgtccagtctgtcagtgtgtctgtaggaacccatctctctcagtgcagtgttcatgtactggagtgtccagtcagtcagtgtgtctgtatgaacccctctctctcagtgcagtgttaatgtactggagtgtccagtcagtgtgtctgtattaacccctctctctcagtgcagtgttaatgtactggactgtccagtcagtcagtgtgttaaTATAATAGTATCACAAAAGTATAATAGTATCAAAAAAGTGACACCATTAAGGATGATACATCATTTCCTCCACTAGGAGACAGTATGCCCAAATTCATGCAgagctctctcctgtctccctcctCTTCGGGGGGCTGCTCTCCATGTCCAGAGAGACAGACGCTTCCCTCAGCCCCTCGGCCCCCTCAGCCGGCACTGCTGCTGGTCAGGAAGCCTGCAGCGACTGTGAGAGCAGAGAATGTGGAGCCCCCTTAGTGACAGGAAAGATAGACGATCTCCCCGCGGCGGCGGCAGCCCTCGGCAGCACAGGGTGGAGCAGCGATTGTGCAAATCGCACTTCCTCTGGGTGACCTTTGCTGAAAGTGCAGCGAACCGCAGGAGGTCCTGTTTGGGCCCTGGCCGATGGCCGCACCGCCTCGCAGGAGTGACTGCAGGGTGTGAACTAGGGCGCTGAGCATGCGCGTGGgttgatgtttttgtttcttttcttttttgctcttTTTGCTGATATGCCATCTTTCAGATTTCCTGTCATCCTGTTATCACCCTCGCCCAGTCCCCTTGATAAGGTGCATCTTCCCCCGTGTGCGGCACAGGGGTCCCTTTCTGGATTTCTAAAGAAAACAGACCGATCCGTTTCCCCTGAGGGAGGCCCTGGTCTCCTTGTGTGCACCTCAACCTGGTCAGCAGAACCACAAGGCCCTTTTGTCACAGGAGAGTGCACACGTAAGAGCTCAAGAGCACAAGACCAGTGACCAAAGAACAGGAGATAAGTAAGCCAACAGCATAAGAGAAGTGACTAAAGAGCACAAGAATAGTGACCACAGAGCACAAGAATAGTGACCAAAGAGCACAGGAATAGTGTCTAAAAAGTACAACAGTGACCAAAGAGCGCAAAAAAGTGACAGTAGCACATAATAAAAGTGACTTAAGAGCATAAGAACAGTGactaaataatataatataagaaCACAAGTACAGACACTTAAGAAGATAAGAATGTCCACACCAAACGTACAAGAACCGAAGACATGATGTCATGATGTCATGACGACCCTAAGGAAGGCCATAAAGAACACGAGTGGTGCTgcaaagaacataagaatagttaataataataattcctgaaTAATTAATAGTGATGATAAAACAGTTATAATGAAGAGAAGAACACTTGCAAACAAAAACAGACCACTTCCCAAAGATTGTAAGGACATTTACAAAAGTACATAAAACAAGTTGCACCGAACATCATAGCACTGATACAGGACAGTCGCAGAATGTGCTTCTACTCTGTGGTCGGGTGGTTTGTCCCAGCCTCCCTCAACTCTTTGTGAGAAGACCAGTTTCCTGGTTCCacaagtttccacttgtgttctgGGTCCTTTTGAACTGTGATCCTGGAGCAGTCCTCCTCTGGGATGGATCTGTCGGTGAACCCTCAGAACAGTTGTCCTGTTTCTAACACGTCCACCCTCCCCTCCTCCACAACAATCACAGCAGGCACCCACAGCCTGATTCTGCTCAGCggggccccctgctggccagagagagagagatccacAGCCAGCAGCACACGAGCACCAACACTCCCACTGACAGGAGGAAATCGGTGATGAATTTCTCAAAAACCCAGCTGCTAAAAAGCATCTGTCCGAAAGAGAAACACGTGTTTGTCAATCATTCCGTTGTCCCAACAGGATTTACCCAAGGCTGCACACTGTGACTGTACATAGTATAATCAAATGTTATGTGTATATATGCAATGCATATGTGTGGCACGTTCTGTGGGCTTGATTATATGTTCCACTGTGGCAATGAAGCAATTCGAAGCTCTGAATGTTGaatttcccttttatttttaaataaaagcacataCATGAATTCTCCGACAGCTTCTTTTCCTTTGTGACGTAAAACAGCTGCTGGTTGCTATTACTAGATTAGTGGGCTCACACGTGTATCCAAAGCAGCTTCCAGTTGCACTCATTAATACCACTGTGTATTTCACTGGAACAGCACATGACGTACCCCGACCTTGATCAAGAGTAGAACTACAGGGTCTGAGCCAGGATTGGAACTTACAGCCccgcgtgcgtgcgtgcgtgcgtgcgtgcgtgcgtgtgtgtgctcaGCACAGAGGTGTTGCCCAGGGCCGTCTGTAGGAGGCGCTCatgggcagggagagagactgTGCAGCACCCAGCCTCGGGGGGGGGGCAGCAGAGAGCAGGGAACAGGAGGG contains:
- the ltb4r2b gene encoding leukotriene B4 receptor 2b translates to MATNETLVPSPTPEPETIVSNDVSTAVGTLILTLVFLVGVPGNLFVIWSILVRARKRSVTCLLILHLALADGGLMLLTLFFVVYLAKRSWVFGTAMCKGLFYLCCTNMYASIFLITVMSLHRLVAVVRPHRLHLINRKAVVAPVVAALWVLTLAMAVPALVFRQDTVNREAGRGNATWVCVPVHPREWQVVFQYTFETVVGFVLPYAVIVASYVRILRRIRRTRFRRRVRSEKLILAIVITFGLFWLPYHVVNIIQVAAVLSKEPARTRLDHVWKTSRAVTSSLAFISSCANPVLYSVAARGYIHQAGLGFMARLFEGTAPDSGTYRGRTDNGLSRQASREKVGLDSLKDREADSSTSTSQGK